In one Catenovulum adriaticum genomic region, the following are encoded:
- the arsH gene encoding arsenical resistance protein ArsH has translation MSLDDLSLPNIQEQEFKVPTADQFKPSVCTHKPRILLLYGSLRPRSFSRLAVEEAARILTRMGAETKIFNPQDLPLPDATDPTHPKVAELRELMMWSEGQVWCSPERHGAMTGIFKSQLDWVPLNLGGVRPTQGKTLAVMQVCGGSQSFNAVNQMRVLGRWMRMITIPNQSSVAKAFAEFDDNDRMKPSPYYNRIVDVMEELMRFTLLTRDNADYLVDRYSERVETAEQVSQRVNQRSI, from the coding sequence ATGTCCTTAGATGATTTAAGTTTACCGAATATTCAAGAACAAGAATTTAAAGTTCCAACAGCGGATCAATTTAAACCGTCAGTTTGCACCCATAAACCTCGCATTTTATTGTTATATGGCTCACTCAGACCACGTTCATTTTCACGCTTAGCGGTTGAAGAAGCAGCCCGAATACTTACAAGAATGGGCGCTGAAACAAAAATATTTAATCCTCAAGATTTACCTTTACCGGATGCCACTGACCCTACACATCCAAAAGTAGCAGAGCTACGTGAATTAATGATGTGGTCTGAAGGCCAGGTTTGGTGTTCGCCTGAGCGTCATGGCGCTATGACTGGTATTTTTAAAAGCCAGTTAGATTGGGTACCGTTAAACTTAGGTGGCGTACGCCCAACCCAAGGTAAAACCCTTGCTGTAATGCAAGTGTGTGGTGGTTCTCAATCATTTAATGCGGTTAATCAAATGCGCGTGTTAGGCCGTTGGATGCGTATGATCACCATTCCAAACCAATCATCTGTCGCCAAAGCATTTGCTGAATTTGACGATAACGATCGTATGAAGCCTTCGCCTTATTACAACCGCATTGTAGATGTAATGGAAGAACTAATGCGTTTTACGTTATTAACCCGTGACAATGCGGACTATTTAGTGGATCGCTACTCAGAACGAGTAGAAACCGCTGAACAAGTCAGTCAACGTGTTAATCAAAGATCAATTTAA
- a CDS encoding DUF2061 domain-containing protein, translated as MIKTITFAIMHFTVAFAVAWFLTGDIIVGGAVAMVEPAINTVAFYFHEKIWSKIKSGKSTHKSQEISACI; from the coding sequence ATGATTAAAACAATTACTTTTGCCATTATGCATTTTACCGTTGCTTTTGCTGTCGCTTGGTTTTTAACTGGCGATATTATTGTTGGTGGCGCTGTCGCTATGGTTGAACCAGCAATAAATACAGTCGCTTTTTATTTTCATGAGAAAATTTGGTCAAAAATAAAGTCGGGAAAGTCAACTCATAAATCACAGGAGATCAGTGCATGTATTTAA
- a CDS encoding DEAD/DEAH box helicase, with protein MQNNESTVLFNELGLPAPILQAIENMGFTQPTPIQAQSIPALLEGNDILGEAQTGTGKTAAFGLPLLAKLDANVRETQMLVVCPTRELAIQVADALADFAKQIKGMKVATVYGGQSYTPQIRDLRAGPQVVVGTPGRLMDHIDKGRLKLSNLKACVLDEADEMLNMGFLEDIEWILKHVPSETQMAFFSATMPPAIRKVTQQFLKSPVHVKIASVKANNANISQRAWRVNRIGKTTGLERLAETLDYDAMIVFVRTRNDTLILAEHLLSKGHPAAALNGDMNQGDRERIVDQLKNGKVSILIATDVVARGLDVPRISHVINYDLPTDAESYVHRIGRTGRAGRSGEAILFANGREMRSLFRLERATDGKIETFNMPDAKQLGQVRMERMQAQLKATLDSQELDNYREVVAQFMQGNEWSAEDLAVALLFQQQLKQPLFPKNDPVDNGRDRNNGRDRQNTRGRRDDRVNDRGGRRGGERAERGARGDRAPRRNEGDFDTFRFEVGREHGVGPGDIVGAVANEINIDSSNIGHIKLFDQHAYVDLPKGMPKPLFQKLQQVAIRGRKTSPSIASSKEVSLAASSDRRTPRGDRGSNARRERRPFN; from the coding sequence ATGCAAAATAATGAGTCTACAGTTCTTTTTAATGAACTGGGTTTACCTGCACCAATTTTACAAGCCATCGAAAATATGGGCTTCACTCAACCTACTCCAATTCAAGCCCAATCTATTCCTGCATTATTGGAAGGTAATGATATTTTAGGTGAAGCTCAAACAGGTACAGGTAAAACTGCGGCTTTTGGTTTACCTTTATTAGCCAAGCTAGACGCTAACGTGCGCGAAACACAAATGTTAGTAGTTTGTCCTACTCGTGAATTAGCCATTCAGGTTGCAGATGCTTTAGCTGACTTTGCAAAACAAATTAAAGGTATGAAAGTAGCGACTGTTTATGGTGGCCAATCTTATACACCTCAAATCCGCGATTTACGCGCTGGTCCACAAGTTGTTGTTGGTACGCCGGGTCGTTTAATGGATCATATTGATAAAGGTCGTTTAAAGCTTTCTAACTTAAAAGCTTGTGTACTAGATGAAGCCGATGAAATGTTAAACATGGGCTTTTTAGAAGACATTGAGTGGATTCTAAAACACGTACCTAGCGAAACCCAAATGGCGTTTTTCTCTGCGACTATGCCACCGGCAATTCGCAAAGTAACCCAACAATTTTTAAAATCGCCAGTGCATGTAAAAATTGCATCGGTTAAAGCCAATAACGCTAACATTAGCCAAAGAGCTTGGCGTGTAAACCGTATTGGTAAAACCACAGGTTTAGAGCGTTTAGCTGAAACCTTAGATTACGATGCAATGATTGTTTTTGTGCGTACTCGTAACGATACCCTAATTTTAGCTGAACATTTATTAAGTAAAGGCCATCCCGCAGCTGCGCTAAATGGTGATATGAACCAAGGCGATCGTGAGCGTATTGTTGACCAACTTAAAAATGGTAAAGTGTCTATTTTAATTGCAACAGACGTTGTAGCACGTGGTCTTGATGTTCCAAGAATCAGCCATGTTATAAACTACGATTTACCAACTGATGCTGAATCTTATGTGCATAGAATTGGTCGTACAGGCCGTGCCGGTCGTAGTGGTGAAGCGATTCTTTTTGCTAATGGCCGTGAAATGCGCAGTTTGTTCCGTTTAGAACGTGCAACAGATGGCAAAATTGAAACGTTCAACATGCCAGATGCAAAACAATTGGGCCAAGTTCGCATGGAACGTATGCAAGCTCAATTGAAAGCAACATTAGATAGCCAAGAACTCGACAACTACCGTGAAGTTGTTGCTCAGTTTATGCAAGGTAACGAATGGTCTGCTGAAGATTTAGCAGTTGCTTTATTGTTCCAACAACAATTAAAACAACCATTATTCCCTAAAAATGACCCTGTAGATAATGGTCGCGACCGAAATAATGGCCGAGACCGTCAAAATACCCGTGGTCGTCGTGATGACAGAGTAAACGACAGAGGCGGTCGTCGTGGTGGTGAGCGTGCAGAACGAGGCGCTCGAGGTGATCGAGCCCCACGCAGAAACGAAGGTGATTTTGATACTTTCCGTTTTGAAGTTGGACGTGAGCATGGTGTAGGCCCAGGTGATATCGTTGGCGCAGTTGCAAACGAAATTAACATCGACAGCAGCAATATTGGCCATATTAAATTATTTGACCAACACGCTTACGTTGATTTACCTAAAGGTATGCCAAAGCCGTTGTTCCAAAAACTTCAACAAGTTGCAATCCGTGGTCGTAAAACATCACCATCAATTGCGTCTTCAAAAGAAGTATCATTGGCAGCTAGTTCAGACCGCAGAACCCCAAGAGGTGATCGTGGTTCAAATGCACGTCGCGAGCGTCGTCCATTTAACTAA
- the arsB gene encoding ACR3 family arsenite efflux transporter — protein sequence MGFFERYLSVWVGLCIAAGVALGIAVPQFFAVIASYEYAHVNLIIAVLIWLMIYPMMIQVDFGAIKDVGKKPKGLFLTLIINWLIKPFSMAILGWLFFKFVFADFVDPQTANEYIAGMILLGVAPCTAMVFIWSQLTKGDANYTLVQVSVNDVIMIFAFAPITAFLLGVSDIQVPWETLLLSVVLYVLLPLIAGAITRKTLDKKNDHTQLNQFINRLKPWSIVGLLATVTLLFGFQAETILAKPQAIVLIAIPLLIQTYGIFAIAYLIAKKLKLPHNIAAPACMIGTSNFFELAVAVAISLFGLHSGAALATVVGVLVEVPVMLSLVYFANKTRHWFN from the coding sequence ATGGGATTTTTTGAACGTTATTTATCGGTTTGGGTTGGCTTATGTATTGCTGCCGGTGTGGCCTTAGGCATTGCCGTGCCGCAATTTTTTGCCGTTATTGCCAGTTACGAATACGCACACGTTAATTTAATTATCGCTGTTTTAATCTGGCTGATGATTTACCCTATGATGATTCAAGTCGATTTTGGTGCAATAAAAGATGTTGGCAAAAAGCCCAAAGGTTTATTTTTAACGTTGATTATTAACTGGTTAATTAAACCTTTCTCGATGGCTATTTTAGGCTGGTTATTTTTTAAGTTTGTATTTGCCGATTTTGTCGATCCGCAAACCGCCAATGAATATATCGCAGGCATGATTTTACTCGGGGTTGCTCCTTGTACTGCGATGGTGTTTATTTGGAGCCAGCTAACCAAAGGCGATGCTAACTATACCTTAGTTCAAGTATCGGTTAACGATGTCATTATGATTTTTGCATTTGCGCCTATCACCGCTTTCTTATTAGGGGTAAGCGATATTCAAGTGCCTTGGGAAACCTTGTTATTATCGGTTGTTTTATATGTGTTATTACCGCTAATAGCCGGTGCAATCACTCGTAAAACGCTCGACAAAAAGAACGATCACACCCAATTAAATCAGTTTATAAACCGATTAAAACCTTGGTCTATTGTAGGTTTACTCGCAACCGTTACCTTGTTGTTTGGCTTTCAGGCAGAAACTATTTTAGCTAAACCTCAAGCGATTGTATTAATTGCTATCCCACTGTTAATTCAAACCTATGGCATTTTTGCAATTGCTTATTTAATCGCTAAAAAATTAAAGCTACCGCATAACATAGCAGCGCCAGCCTGTATGATAGGTACATCTAACTTTTTTGAATTAGCCGTTGCGGTAGCCATTTCATTATTTGGTTTACACTCTGGCGCAGCGCTCGCCACAGTGGTAGGTGTACTCGTTGAAGTGCCCGTGATGTTATCTTTAGTTTATTTTGCTAATAAAACACGACATTGGTTTAACTAA
- a CDS encoding arsenate reductase ArsC, which yields MKILYICTHNRCRSILSEAITNHVAGDKITAKSAGSQPVGEVHPLSIKYLQEAGMSTAGLTSQSWDEFEDFNADIVVTVCDSAAGESCPVWFGNSVKIHWGLADPSKLEGSDEEIADAFRQTIKQITQRVEQLAAIKADINDKPALIAELTELGAIHTGSK from the coding sequence ATGAAAATTTTATATATATGCACCCATAATCGTTGTCGCAGTATTTTATCTGAGGCCATCACCAATCACGTTGCCGGCGATAAAATAACCGCAAAAAGCGCAGGTAGCCAGCCCGTTGGCGAAGTTCACCCGCTTTCAATTAAATATTTGCAAGAAGCAGGCATGAGCACGGCTGGCTTAACCAGCCAATCGTGGGATGAATTTGAAGATTTTAATGCTGATATAGTTGTTACAGTGTGTGATTCAGCCGCCGGTGAATCTTGTCCCGTATGGTTTGGTAACAGCGTAAAAATTCATTGGGGATTAGCTGATCCCTCTAAATTAGAGGGTTCAGATGAAGAGATCGCAGATGCATTCCGACAAACGATTAAACAAATCACTCAAAGAGTAGAACAACTGGCAGCCATTAAAGCTGATATAAATGATAAGCCAGCATTAATTGCTGAATTAACTGAACTGGGTGCGATTCATACAGGTAGTAAATAG
- a CDS encoding DUF4250 domain-containing protein yields MYLTNFAKMDPHLLLSIVNMKLRNENIGLASLCNHYEINQQLLLNKLESAGFYYQADINQFRILKS; encoded by the coding sequence ATGTATTTAACAAATTTCGCAAAAATGGATCCGCATTTATTGTTGTCAATCGTCAATATGAAGCTCAGAAATGAAAATATCGGCTTAGCTAGTCTTTGCAACCATTATGAAATTAATCAACAGTTATTGTTAAATAAACTCGAATCTGCTGGGTTTTACTACCAAGCAGACATTAATCAATTCAGGATACTCAAATCATGA
- a CDS encoding metalloregulator ArsR/SmtB family transcription factor produces MNMQLNPVSFYKCLAEDTRLKSLLLISLNHELCVCDLITALDLSQPKISRHLAELRKCEILIDERRGKWVYYQINPALPSWAKQIIKQTAEQCTDYINPHIQPLNRSQDSCQP; encoded by the coding sequence ATGAATATGCAATTAAACCCTGTTTCTTTTTATAAATGCTTAGCTGAAGATACGCGGCTAAAATCTTTGCTATTAATATCGCTAAACCACGAACTGTGCGTATGCGATTTAATAACCGCATTAGATTTAAGCCAACCTAAAATATCTCGCCATTTAGCAGAGCTAAGAAAATGCGAGATCTTAATTGATGAACGCCGAGGCAAATGGGTTTATTACCAGATAAATCCAGCCCTACCCAGTTGGGCTAAGCAAATCATCAAACAAACTGCAGAGCAATGTACTGACTATATCAATCCACATATTCAACCGTTAAATCGCAGCCAAGACAGCTGCCAACCTTAA
- a CDS encoding complement resistance protein TraT — MTARILQLFTITICLSLASGCTSLTTAAKKQDLDINSRLTQTIFLDPVAPDLMTIYLQVRNNSDSENFYLTQGIKDRLINNGYQIINDPTKATYWLQANVRYVGRPEGNEFEDAIGNYKGAIETAGAAIAISDISGGSGRDNVKAAAIGALVGYIADAAISDDYYTAITDVQIAKKVDAGQVITDEEHRLNQGESGQAIQSSQTTSDRQKYQTKVLITANQANMDVVNAETEIAKKLTRVLSGLF; from the coding sequence ATGACAGCTCGAATTTTGCAATTATTCACCATCACCATTTGCCTAAGTTTAGCATCTGGCTGCACCTCATTAACTACAGCTGCAAAAAAACAAGATTTAGATATTAATAGCCGACTGACTCAAACCATTTTTTTAGACCCAGTTGCACCCGATTTAATGACCATTTATCTGCAAGTTCGTAATAATTCAGACAGCGAAAATTTTTATCTAACGCAAGGTATCAAAGATAGACTCATCAACAACGGCTATCAAATTATAAACGACCCAACCAAAGCAACTTATTGGCTGCAAGCCAATGTTAGGTATGTAGGCCGCCCAGAAGGAAACGAATTTGAAGATGCCATAGGTAATTACAAAGGTGCAATTGAAACGGCTGGTGCGGCCATTGCCATTTCGGATATCAGTGGCGGCTCTGGGCGAGACAACGTAAAAGCGGCAGCAATTGGTGCTTTAGTTGGATACATAGCAGATGCAGCTATTAGTGATGATTATTATACCGCGATTACCGATGTACAAATTGCCAAAAAAGTAGATGCAGGTCAGGTCATTACCGATGAAGAACATAGATTAAATCAAGGTGAAAGCGGACAAGCTATTCAAAGCAGCCAAACCACATCAGATAGACAAAAATATCAAACCAAAGTATTAATCACAGCTAACCAAGCCAATATGGATGTCGTTAATGCTGAAACAGAAATTGCGAAAAAGCTAACCCGAGTTTTATCAGGCCTGTTTTAA